From the genome of Populus alba chromosome 10, ASM523922v2, whole genome shotgun sequence, one region includes:
- the LOC118045434 gene encoding uncharacterized protein At4g28440, whose translation MAESKPGLRKPVFTKVEQLRPGTGGHTLTVKVVSAKMVLQKGRADGPQGRQMKIAECLVGDETGLIIFTARNDQVDLMQEGTTVILRNAKIDMFKGSMRLAVDKWGRVEVTEPADFTVKEDNNLSLIEYELVNVVEE comes from the exons ATGGCAGAATCAAAACCAGGATTGAGGAAGCCTGTATTCACCAAGGTTGAGCAGCTCCGCCCAGGCACTGGTGGCCATACTCTCACTGTCAAGGTTGTTAGTGCAAAGATGGTATTACAGAAGGGTCGAGCTGATGGTCCTCAAGGACGCCAAATGAAAATTGCTGAATGTTTGGTCGGGGATGAGACTGGATTGATTATCTTCACTGCTAGAAATGatcaag TGGACTTGATGCAAGAGGGTACTACTGTGATCCTTCGCAATGCGAAAATCGACATGTTTAAAGGATCAATGAGGCTTGCTGTGGACAAGTGGGGCCGTGTTGAAGTCACTGAACCTGCTGATTTCACTGTGAAGGAAGATAACAACCTATCGCTGATTGAATATGAACTTGTAAACGTCGTTGAAGAATGA
- the LOC118045421 gene encoding polygalacturonase 1 beta-like protein 2: protein MQNFHTITLLLSLCFLSLLNVNYAADGSGDSANGESPFTAKASLIRYWNKEIHTGLPKSAFLLSKASPLSPVDLATFSKLASQNALSTQFPAFCSSAKLFCFPDLSPSLEKHDQDSHFAIYLNKNFTNYGTGRAGGADSFKNYSDGDNLPVDSFRRYGRDAAGHDETFANYAPETNVADQSFNTYGAGATGGTGEFRGYNVEINRPNLRFVSYSDGANGKGQKFSTYAENTNAGDEAFTSYGKNGNGVPNEFSGYGKSSNVIGSDFSNYGETGNGASDTFKTYGVDGNVPENNYKNYGDGGNGGVDSFTNYREKSNVGDDSFQSYAKNSNAQKADFVNYGKSFNEGTDKFTGYGKGAVGQQIGFKIYGVNTTFKDYARKKDVTFSKYTNAGTADASMKVTSDSSANKNKWVEPGKFFRESMLKEGSEMPMPDIRDKMPKRSFLPRSIISKIPFSASKMGLIKDIFHASDNSSMERIILDAVEECERAPSPGETKRCVGSAEDLIDFAISVLGRNVAVRTTDNVEGSKKNVTIGTIKGINGGRVTKSVSCHQSLYPYLLYYCHSVPKVRVYEADLLDPNSKTKINHGVAICHLDTSSWSPTHGAFLALGSGPGRIEVCHWIFENDMTWTIAEAS, encoded by the exons atgcaaaattttcACACCATTACCCTTCTTCTCTCCCTTTGCTTCCTCTCATTGCTCAAT GTGAATTATGCAGCAGATGGGAGTGGTGACTCAGCAAACGGTGAGAGCCCATTCACGGCCAAGGCATCTCTAATTCGGTACTGGAACAAGGAGATCCACACGGGTTTACCAAAATCTGCTTTTCTCCTCTCCAAAGCCTCGCCATTGAGCCCTGTCGATTTGGCAACGTTTTCTAAACTCGCCTCCCAAAACGCTCTCTCCACTCAATTCCCAGCCTTTTGTTCCTCTGCCAAACTCTTCTGCTTCCCCGATTTGTCTCCCAGTCTTGAAAAGCATGACCAAGACTCCCATTTTGCCATCTACCTCAACAAAAACTTCACCAATTATGGCACTGGTCGAGCTGGTGGAGCCGACTCTTTCAAGAACTACTCCGATGGGGACAATCTCCCGGTTGACTCCTTCCGCCGGTACGGCCGGGACGCTGCTGGACACGACGAGACATTTGCCAATTATGCCCCTGAGACCAACGTTGCCGACCAGAGCTTTAACACCTACGGCGCAGGTGCCACCGGTGGCACTGGAGAGTTCAGGGGGTATAACGTGGAGATAAACAGACCAAATCTCAGGTTTGTGTCCTACTCTGATGGTGCTAATGGGAAGGGCCAGAAGTTCTCGACTTATGCAGAGAATACGAATGCTGGAGACGAAGCTTTCACTAGTTATGGGAAGAACGGGAATGGAGTCCCGAACGAGTTCTCAGGTTATGGGAAGAGTTCGAATGTTATCGGTTCAGATTTCTCCAACTATGGTGAGACTGGCAATGGGGCTAGTGATACTTTCAAGACTTACGGAGTTGATGGGAATGTTCCAGAGAATAATTACAAGAACTATGGCGATGGTGGGAATGGTGGTGTTGATAGCTTCACCAATTACAGGGAAAAATCAAACGTGGGGGACGATTCCTTTCAATCTTATGCCAAGAATTCGAATGCACAGAAAGCAGATTTCGTCAATTATGGAAAATCCTTTAATGAAGGGACCGATAAGTTCACTGGGTATGGGAAGGGGGCAGTGGGGCAGCAGATTGGGTTCAAGATCTATGGAGTAAACACCACTTTCAAAGACTATGCCAGAAAAAAGGATGTCACTTTTTCCAAGTACACTAATGCAGGCACTGCTGATGCTTCGATGAAGGTAACTAGTGACAGTTCtgcaaataaaaacaagtgGGTAGAGCCCGGAAAATTCTTCCGGGAGTCAATGTTGAAGGAGGGAAGTGAGATGCCAATGCCGGACATTCGAGACAAAATGCCGAAAAGATCCTTTCTTCCCCGCTCCATCATCTCCAAAATACCGTTTTCCGCATCCAAAATGGGTCTGATAAAGGATATTTTCCATGCCAGTGATAATTCAAGCATGGAGCGGATCATCTTGGATGCTGTTGAAGAGTGTGAGAGAGCACCCAGCCCAGGCGAGACCAAGCGCTGCGTGGGCTCGGCTGAGGACCTGATCGATTTTGCAATCTCTGTATTAGGCCGCAACGTGGCTGTCCGCACGACGGACAACGTGGAAGGGTCGAAGAAAAACGTCACGATTGGAACAATCAAGGGGATCAACGGCGGGAGAGTGACGAAGTCAGTATCTTGTCACCAGAGTCTCTATCCTTACCTGCTCTATTACTGCCACTCTGTTCCTAAAGTTCGGGTGTACGAAGCGGATCTCTTGGATCCCAATAGCAAGACCAAGATCAACCATGGTGTTGCCATCTGTCACCTGGACACATCCTCATGGAGCCCCACCCACGGTGCTTTCTTAGCTCTTGGTTCGGGTCCAGGTCGGATTGAGGTCTGTCACTGGATTTTTGAGAATGATATGACTTGGACTATTGCCGAAGCTTCTTAG